DNA sequence from the Nisaea sediminum genome:
GATCACCGCGTCGGCGACGAAGCTGTCGCCGCTATCCATTTTCAGGGTGTAGGGCTTCTTCGAGAAATCGACCGCGGTGACCAGATCGTAGACGATCCGCGCGCCGACATGCTCGGCCTGCTTCTGCATCTGCTCCATGAGCCAGGGCCCCTGGATGACGTCCGCGAAGCCCGGATAGTTCTCGACCTCGGAAGTGATCGTCATCTGTCCGCCCGGCTGCAGCCCCGCAAGCACGACCGGCTTGAGATTGGCGCGCGCTGTATAGATGGCGGCGGTGAGTCCGGCGGCGCCGGAGCCGATGATGACGATTTTCTCGCGATGTTCGGTCATGGGGCAGTGCAGTCCTGTTGTCTGGAGTTCTTGGGCCGGCGGTGGTGACCTCTTCCGAACATAAGCAACCGCCGGGAAGCGAACAAGCGGCGCGGCGCCTATTCCTCGTAACTTCCCTCATGTTTCGGCAGACCGTCGTCGCAGACCACCCAGGGCAAGCGTTCCTCCCAATGGACGTGGCACTCCGGCGACACGACCTCCGGGTGCTCGAGTGTGGCGGCGTAGAAGTGGATCTCGTCCGGATACTTGTCCGCGCGAAAAGCGATCGGAGTGCCGCAGGCGGTGCAGAACAGCCGCTCCACACCGGGCGAGGAGCGGTAGATGCCGGGAGCGGCGCCGGTAAGGCTGGCGTCGGTCCGCGCAACGCCGACAAAGGTGGTATAGGGCGAGCCGGTCTGCCGCCGGCAGCTCTCGCAATGGCAATGGCAGGTCCACCTCACCGGGCCGGCGATCGCGTAGCGGGTTTGCCCGCAGAGGCACCGGCCGCGTTGGGTTTCCGATGGTTCGGTCATGGTTCCGCTCCTTCGCGTGTCCGGGAGGGCCGTCCCGGGCTGCTTGACAGTCTCCCGTTGCGCCTGCATGTGTCACGGCGATCCGAGCTCACCTCAGGAACGGGACATTGTCGATGCCTGATTGGCCTGCCTGGCTGACGACCCTGCTGATCGCGACCAATCTTCTGTCGCTGGTTGCACTCTATTTCATCACCCGGCGCATGTTGAAGCTGCGGCGGCAGAAAAAGCGGGCCTTCGCATTTTCCGACTATCCGATCCGCAAGGTGAAGCTGGAAGAGGTCGCGCCCTGCTTCGCGATGACGGCCTACGGTCCGAGCCCCGACTCCGAGGTGCGCTTCATCGGCGGCGAGGGCGTGGTGGCCTCGCTGTCGGACCGGGAATCCTGGGTTATGGCGGCGCTGGCCAAGGGGGCGAAGCGGATCTTCGAGTTCGGCACCTGCACCGGCAAGACCGCGCATGTCTTCGCCCTGAACGCGGTGCCTGATGCGGAGATCCATACCCTGACGCTGCACCCGGACGATCTCGCCGCACTGGAATTCGGCCTCGGCGACGACAAGCATCACCGCGATGTCGCTGCAGAGGAATCCTCGTTCGACACGTTCTTCTATAACGGCCAGCCGACGGAGAAGAACATCCGGCAGATCTTCTCCGACAGCAAAGCCTATGACGAGAGCGATCTGCGCGGGAAAGTCGATCTGGTCTTCGTCGATGGCGCGCATACGCGGACCTATGTCGAAAGCGACACCCGTAAGGCCCTGAACATGTTGACCGAGGAAGGGGTCATTCTCTGGCACGACTACAAGCCCGACGCGCCGGATGTGTTTGCCTTCCTGAACGATCTCTCGAAACAGTTGCCTCTGGTGCATATCGCCGAGACGGATCTCGTCATGTACCGCCGGACGGCTGCCGGCCGGTAAGCGCGTTCAGAGGAAGTCGCTGCAGGGAAACTGCATGACGACCTCGGAGACGTTCACGCTCTTGTCGTCGGTCAGGTAATCGAGATTATAGAGACTGATCCCCAGAACCACGTCGGTCTTGCCGTCTTCCGACGACATGGGGAGCAGCAAGCGCTCGGCGTGCCAGGCATCGAGGGAGGACAGCCGTTCCTCGACCGCGCCGTACTGGACAAGCGGAACCCCGGTGATGCTGTCCCAGCGCTCCCTGACGACGGGATAGTCCTCCTCGCCGATGATGTTCCGGAGTGTGCGGCCCTTGATTCCCTTGCCCCAGGCATCGTTGACACTTTCGCCCGCGAGGTTGCAGACATAGTCGCCCGCCTCCTCTTCGAAGCGATAGATCCACATATATCGCAAAAGGGACGGCACGCTGAGCGGCGAGAAGGTCTTGCGGCGTGCGACAAGAGCGTCGCCACGCGCCGCGAGCCAGGCTGCGAAAAAATCGAAAATTCTTCCGTCCGCCTGGGGGATTCGCTTCTTCAGCTCCGAGATCGCTTTGGCGTCAGAGGGCATCAACTGGTTCACGCACACGTCTACTATGGGAATCGATTATAGCGACGAGAGTGTTTACCAAGCGTTAGCCGGAACGATCAAATTGCCGGTCGGGCCGACCGGGCGGCGCTCCGTCATATTTTGGCCCCGGAGACCACCGCGAAGCACCATTGCTTGTAGTCGCAGCGGACATCTTCGTAACCGTCGTCGGAGAGGTTCTGCATGATCGTGCCGAGGGTCGGCGGGCGGCCCTCGCGGTGCAGTTCGATGGCTTCGTCGATCTCGCCTTCGAGGGCGCCGAGATGGAGCGCGTCCCGGCGCCAGGCGGCGAGATGCCTGTCCTCGACCCAGTCCGTTTCGCCCCGCACCTGATCGGCATTGATGAACATGCCGCCACCCCGGCGCAGCCCGGCATAGCTGGCGGAGAGCAGGGTCCGTATCGATTTCGGATTGAGATGGTGGATCGAAAGCTCAGCGATGACGACATCATAGGGGCCGTCATAGGTCATGTGCACGTAGTCGCCGGTGGTCACGGTGACGCGAGGGCCGTAAGGC
Encoded proteins:
- a CDS encoding GFA family protein; protein product: MTEPSETQRGRCLCGQTRYAIAGPVRWTCHCHCESCRRQTGSPYTTFVGVARTDASLTGAAPGIYRSSPGVERLFCTACGTPIAFRADKYPDEIHFYAATLEHPEVVSPECHVHWEERLPWVVCDDGLPKHEGSYEE
- a CDS encoding PAS domain-containing protein, with product MPSDAKAISELKKRIPQADGRIFDFFAAWLAARGDALVARRKTFSPLSVPSLLRYMWIYRFEEEAGDYVCNLAGESVNDAWGKGIKGRTLRNIIGEEDYPVVRERWDSITGVPLVQYGAVEERLSSLDAWHAERLLLPMSSEDGKTDVVLGISLYNLDYLTDDKSVNVSEVVMQFPCSDFL
- a CDS encoding class I SAM-dependent methyltransferase, which codes for MSGPTEDTFHSVVRDADTGRGKLVPYRDSIHRTIIDLLPEPKGDSPLRVLDLGPGTGLLAERILAADSTAELTLVDFSEAVVANVRGRLEPYGPRVTVTTGDYVHMTYDGPYDVVIAELSIHHLNPKSIRTLLSASYAGLRRGGGMFINADQVRGETDWVEDRHLAAWRRDALHLGALEGEIDEAIELHREGRPPTLGTIMQNLSDDGYEDVRCDYKQWCFAVVSGAKI
- a CDS encoding class I SAM-dependent methyltransferase; translation: MPDWPAWLTTLLIATNLLSLVALYFITRRMLKLRRQKKRAFAFSDYPIRKVKLEEVAPCFAMTAYGPSPDSEVRFIGGEGVVASLSDRESWVMAALAKGAKRIFEFGTCTGKTAHVFALNAVPDAEIHTLTLHPDDLAALEFGLGDDKHHRDVAAEESSFDTFFYNGQPTEKNIRQIFSDSKAYDESDLRGKVDLVFVDGAHTRTYVESDTRKALNMLTEEGVILWHDYKPDAPDVFAFLNDLSKQLPLVHIAETDLVMYRRTAAGR